The window CCACCTTGAACAGCTATATCTACATTTGGGGTATCAGATGATACGTGTATAAATCTAAATTTCGTTTCACTTGTTGGCACACTAGGATCATCTGTCCAAATAAATAAATTAATATTGTTAACTTCTTCAATTGCTCCAACTGTGTATAACTCATTCTGTTCCACACTTAGTGATTCTGTTAAAACTGCTACATTTTTTTCACCTGTAGGATAAACTTTTACTTGATAAACACCTCCTGGAAGCTCAACATATTCACTAATGTTTTTATACCTAACATTTGTAAATGTTCTTTCATCATTTATATATACGTCTACTGCTGGAGCATCAGGGGAAGCATGGAGAAAACGAACACTTGAGTTGTTCCTCATTTGAATAGATTGGGAAGATAAGTTCATATATTTCTTGTAGTAGTATAAGTGTTTCATTGGGTCTACATATTGAAAGAAATTAGCCATTAACCAATATTTTTCTGCTTCTTCCTCGAAATTTCTGTTATTTGCTTGAAAGTCCATGTCTACACCTCGCTATTATAATAAATAACTAAATAACCATATGGTATAAGCATATTCACGATGACTTGGACTATTGTGTATGTTTCATTCCATAAAAAAACGCCAGTAGATTTTCTACTAGCGTCACGTATTTTTTAATTCTGCGTGTTTAATGAAAGTTCTTTCTTCTTCAATTTGCCCACATGTTCCACATTGCACTTTATGTGAAGGACCTTTATAAGCAATATGGAAAGCATCTAAGTTTTCAGAAGAGAATTCTGTTAAAACTTCGCCCGTTTGTGGATTAAGTTTTACCGATTTAGGTACTTGTTCAATAATATTAAAACGAGATCGGTTCGTTTTACAATTTGGGCATAAATATGGTGAAGTCATTGTATGTCCACCTCCTAGTTATACTATTTGTTTTTTAGGAAGTTTTATACATACTAACTAAGTTAAGAATGTCCAGTATTGTTTTTATTGAAATGTGCTTGAATTTGCCCTTTTAACATTTGCTTTTTCCAGTTTTCTTGTTCTTTTTCTTTCTTTTTCCACTGTTGTCTAATTTCATACGTTTGTACGCCGTCTTCGATATGATTAGCTATTTCTACAAGTTTTTCTATGTCTAAGAAAGAGTATTTACGTATGCCTGAAGCTGTTCTTGCAGGGAAAATTAGTTTTCGTTCTTCATAATAGCGAATTTGTCTCTCGGATAATCCAGTTAGCTCTCGAACGGTACCTATAGAAATTACTTTTTTCTCTTTATACGATTTTTCATCAAACTTCATCGTAACACATCCCAATGTAGCTTTTTTAGAAAGCTAACTCTTTTCATTTATTATATTACAGATGAAATATATTGACTTCCTTTTTGTAAGGTTTCCTTACATATTCCAAAAAATATTCCTTTTTGCCGCAGATGATTGGAGCGCAAGCCTTCGCTTTTTGCGGGCGGTATAAAGGTAGGTTATTTTCACTGTCGTGAAAAAACCTACTCCTCGGCACAGGCGCCTGTGGGGTCTCACTTAACACGCTTTCACGCAGGACAAGGAAGGCTACCAAGCGATACATCCTTTGTAAGGAAATGCGTTAGCATTTTCGAGGAGTCTTCGGCTTGAGCTCCAATCATCTGCTGGAAAGTTAAGAATGTAAAATGCAATTTTAAAAAAATAAAAAAATCCGAAAAATTCCTAAGTTATTAGGAATATTACGGATTTTTCTTAATTCAATTTAGTTTTGTCCCAGCCTCTTCTAATTTTTTTAATTGGGATGTTAGTATATCTTTTTGTAATTCTTCACCGATGATTACGAGATTTAATGGTACTTTAATTGGTTCTTTTAAGTAGAGTGGTGTGCCGTATGAATATTGAAACAAGTAGATACTGCTCGTATTCTTGAATTTTATATAACCTTTTATTCGATAAATAGTATCGGGAAGATTCTTTAACCAGTCTTCGAATTCGTCTAAATCGATTTCATTTTTAAACTCATAAACAAATGTACGTAAATTCAGCTCGTTTTTCACATGCAACGCTTCATGTTTGTCTCTTTCGATGGAAGAGATTGTTTTCCAACTATCTAAAGGTATATCAGCGAATGATGTCAGGAAACAAGCGGCCTTTGGGTTTATTTGTTGAATTTCAAATAATACGGAAGCTACTTTTTCTTCTGAAAGTAAATCTGTTTTATTTAAAATAATTAGATCCGCATGCTTGATTTGCTCTCTAATTAATTGTTGGATTTGTATGGAGAAAGTATGTCTATCATTCCACCTTGTTACATCAAGTAATGATACTACTTTTGCAATCTCTAACCTACTTGCAAACAGAGGGGACAATAACGTATCCAATACTTCGATAGGGTGTGCTGCACCAGTTGTCTCAATGTAAATAGCGTCTAAGTCTTTTTCATATAATAAACCTTGGACAGTAGACTCCAATTTTTCTTGAATGGTGCAACAAATACATCCATCAAAAAGTTCAGACAAAGGTAAATCTTTCGGTACTTGATCAGAGTCTATGGATACACTCCCTAATTCGTTCATTATAACCGCGACTTTTCTACCTAGTTCCGTTTCAGATTTCAGCATTTTTTTCAGTAATGTCGTCTTACCACTACCTAAAAAACCTGAAAGGATGTAAACATCTATTTTTTTTTGCAAAATGGTGACCTCCTAGTATGTACGAAAAAGAATTCTTGCTACATTTTAACATAATAAGCAATACATTAAGTAGAATTTAAGTGCTTAAATTGTGAATTTAAGAAAATGGTTGTTATAATTATTTCCATATATACGAGAAAGGTAAGTGATTCTATGCAAAACAATTTTCAAAAAGCTACATTTGCCGGTGGGTGCTTTTGGTGTATGGTAAAACCTTTTGATAAACAGCCCGGAATAGAAAAAGTCGTCTCAGGATATACAGGAGGACATAAAGAAAACCCAACATATAAAGAAGTTTGTTCCGAAACAACTGGTCATTACGAAGCTGTCCAAATTACATTTGATCCAATTGTTTTCCCATACGAAAAACTGTTAGAAATTTTTTGGCAACAAATTGATCCAACTGACGCAGGAGGACAATTTAATGACAGAGGAAACAGTTATCGCACAGCGATCTTTTATCATAATGATGAACAACAACAACTCGCAGAAAAATCAAAAGAAATTATAGATAAAAGCGGTAAGTTTCAAAAACCTATTGTGACGAGTATTCTTCCTGCTCAAATTTTTTACGAAGCAGAAGAATATCATCAACATTATTATAAGAAACATCCGTTTCGTTATAAGATGTATCATACAGGTTCAGGGCGTGCGGCATATATTAAAAGTGCATGGAAAGATTCTGATCGTGACCAAAAGGTAAAACAGAATTTAACTGCCATTCAATACGAAGTGACACAAAATAATGGAACAGAACCTCCGTTTAGAAATGAGTTTTGGAATCACACAGAAGAAGGAATTTATGTGGATATCGTTTCTGGTGAACCTTTATTTAGCTCGTTAGATAAATATGATGCAGGTTGCGGGTGGCCAAGTTTTACAAGACCGATAAAAAAAGAGCAAGTAGTTGAAGAAATGGATGTAACCCATAACATGGTACGAACGGAAGTTAGAAGCAAAGATGCAGACTCACATTTAGGTCATGTTTTTGAAGACGGACCTCGCGAAAAAGGTGGACTACGTTATTGTATAAACTCCGCTGCATTACGATTTATTAAAGTCGATGACCTTGAAAAAGAAGGATATGGGGAATACAAATCTCTATTTATATGAAATGCTGAGAAGTTCGTTTGCTAACAATAACGAACTTCTTTTTGTTTTTGTCGAAAACCGCAAACTTTAAAGGATTTTATATTTTTTTGTAGAATAGAATGCTAGAATTATATTATTATTTATAGCGGTTGGAAGGGGAAAGTCAATGTCGGATATTATGAGCATTAAACAATTAAAATTAGAAGACCTGTATAAAAAAAATTCGCTCATGTTTTTTGTTGTTTTTTTAGCGTACGGAGCTGGTTTGATAGTAAATATATTAGTACCAGTAGCTCCTGTTATTACATATACACTATTATCGGCGTTGTGTTTAGGTATCATTTTATTTTTCCTAGCAAGATGGAATAATACTTTCCATTTTGTCGTACCTTATTTTGCAGTTATTGCTACTTTTATTGTATTTTTTACTATTTTGGTAATCAGAGGTGCATCCTTATCTGGATTTGTTTTACCTTTCTTAGTATTTACGATAGCAACTTTATATTTTAATAGGATTGTTTTTATCATAGGAGCAATATGTAGTACCATGTTATTCTCTTATTCTATGTGGTCCTTTATGAATGGGAACATGTTATTAGACGGACAAATAGGGAATTTGTTTTTATTGTTTTTTATTTTATTAATTATCACGTTTGTACAAGTTCACATCGGAAAAACTTTATTCCAACAATTTGAACATTTAGTTATAAAGATGACGGAAGAACAGCATGAGAGAGAAAAGAAGCAAGAATTATTTAAAGCGGATGCGATAAACTTAATGAAAGAAGTGGAAAACATCCATAGTAAATTAAAAGTGAACATTTCTTCCCAAAAAGAAATTTCAGATACAGTAGAAGAGATTTCTAGCACAAGCCAAAAACAAGCGGACCAAATTAGTTATATTGTTGAACATTCAAATGATGTTGCTACATTGATGGATTCCATGGTAGAAAAATCATCGTTTTTAGAGGAAAAAACGAAAGAATCCTCACATTTATCCAATAATGGCAGCTTACAAGCAAAACGTTTAGTTCAACATATGAGTGGTTTTTCAAACGATGTTACAGGAGTAGCCCAAGTCTTTCAACAACTGACAGATCGAATCGAACAAACGAATGAATTAACGAAAAACATTAAGCAAATTACGGAACAAACAAACTTACTAGCTCTAAATGCCTCTATCGAAGCAGCCCGTGCTGGCGAAGCGGGTAAAGGTTTTGCCGTTGTAGCAAACGAAATAAGAAAGCTAGCTCATATTACTGAACAAACAACTGTGGAAATTAATGATAACTTATTAGCTTTAAATCACTCTAAAGACACTGTATTACAAAAGTTAACAAGCAACTTGGACCAATTGAATCAAAATGTTCAGTCTACAAAAGATGTAGAAGATTATTTTAATCGAATTGAAAAAACGTTAAAACTTCTAGAATCAACCGTTGCAGACTACTCCCGTTTTGCTTTTGATGTGAAAGAAAAAACGAAACAAACGGACTCTTATACAAGTGATTTCGCAGCATGGATGGAAGAGGCTTCAGCAGGTCTTCAACAAATGAGTGCAAACATTCAGCAATTAAATGATGAAAATGGGCATATTGGTCATTCATTAGAGTCCATCGAAGAAATTCTTCATTCCATGGAAAATAAAAAATAAACATTTGAATCCATATTTATGTGTAAGACTACTATTATTAAACGAACGGTAAATTTTGCAAATGATTAATTTTCCACTATAGGCGAATGCACATACGAGACAACCACCTATCACATAAAGTAAAGTGTAAACTAAATACAGGAGTGATCAAACATGCACGATTACTGTTATTACACTTACGGTCAATGTGGTTATCCAACAGGTGTAGCTGGAGCGCACACAGGTAATACGTTCGTATTAATCGTCGTATTATTTATTCTTTTAATTATCGTTGGAGCTTGCTACTGCAAATAATGAATAGGCTATAAGAAGTAGTGAAGGTTTATGAACCTTCACTATTTTTTATTCTCTTAGCATGGGAACTAATTGTTGAAGAAAGCACGAGGTACTCGCTTTCGTTTTAAACAGTCGGAATTATTAAAAAACAACCAAAACACGAACGATAAACACATAAACTTAATTTAAATTCGTAAAAACGGTTGACTGGTTGGATGGGTTTTGTTATATTTACATAGGTTTGAAATTCATACACGAATAATGGGGGATTACACAATGAACCAAAATTATGATGTTATCGTTGTTGGGGCTGGCCCAGCTGGAATATTTGCTTGTTACGAATTAACATTAAAATTACCGAATGCTAAAATTTTATTAATAGATAAAGGTCACAACATATATAAACGTAATTGTCCTATTCTTCAAAAAAAGATTGAGAAATGTCCACCTGCTGCTGGTAGAAAAGAATTCGCAGGGTGCTTACCGGCATGTTCCATTACAAACGGATTTGGAGGAGCAGGAGCATACTCCGATGGTAAGTTTAACATTACAAGTGAGTTTGGCGGTTGGATGACAGATTACCTTCCAGAATCAACGGTTGTTGATTTAATTAAATACGTTGACTCCATTAATTTAAAACACGGAGCGACAGATTCCATAACGGATCCATTAACAGAAGAAGTAAAAGATATTGAAAGAAGAGGCTATGCAGTTGGTTTAAAGCTGTTAAGAGCGCAAGTACGCCATCTTGGTACAGAGCAAAACTTAGCAATCTTAAAAGATATTTATGAGTATTTAACAACTAAAATTGAAATGCAATATAAAGTAGAAGTAGAAGATATTATTACAGAGAAAATGGACGGTAAGCACAGTATTAAAGGTATTGAGCTAAAAGATGGCACAACCTATACAGCACCATACGTAATGGTTGCACCAGGACGAGACGGTTCGAAGTGGTTAACAAAAGTATTAAAAGCTCGCCGCTTAAAAATGATCAATAACCAAGTTGATATCGGAGTTCGCGTAGAAACGTCTAATATCGTAATGCAAGAAATTAATAAACACTTATATGAAGGAAAGTTTATTTATAACACTTCAGTAGGTACAAGAGTACGTACTTTCTGTAGCAATCCATCAGGTCATGTTGTCGTGGAAAACCACTCAGGAATTATGTTAGCAAATGGGCATGCATACAAAGACCCTAAATTAGGTAGTGAAAATACGAACTTTGCCCTACTAGTTTCACATAAATTTGCTGATCCTTTTGATAAACCAAATGAGTACGCACATGAAGTTTCTACTTTAGCAAACAGTCTTTCGAATGGTGGAATCATTGTTCAAAAATACGGTGATATTTTAAAAGGGCGTCGCTCAACTGAGAACAGAATTAAAGAAGGATTTTTAGAGCCATCTATGAAAGAAGCAGTTCCTGGAGATTTAGGGTTAGTTTTACCGTATAATACAATGAAAAGCTTGATCGAGATGATGGAAGCACTAGACCACGTAACACCTGGTTTAGCATCTGAACATACATTATTCTATGGGGTAGAGGCAAAGTTTTACTCAGCACGTCCGAAGCTTACGGATAAATTTGAAACGGAAATTTCCGGCCTTTATGTTGGTGGTGACGGAGCAGGTATTACACGTGGATTAGCACAAGCAAGTGCAAGCGGTGTTTGGGTTGCAAGAGACATGTTAAGGAAAATGGGTACAACAACAACTATACGTACGTTAGAAACAGTATAAATCATAAAAAGAGGCTTTCTGTTACATAATAGTAATGACAGGAGGCTTTGAACATGCAACATAACGACTACGAAATGAAGTTACTACATGAAGTATACCGAACAGAAAGAGAACAATCCAAAACAGATCGTTCAAAACTAAGTAAAAAACTTCAACTAAAAAGAAAATTCTCGAAAAAATAGCTCTCTAATCCTAGAGGGCTATTTTTTTATCAACCACCTAAAATAAATTAAATGAAAGATTTTCCTCTTTGTCTCATATATATAAGTAAGAATGGTATTTTTCTAGATTGCTATCCTAAATACGTGATGAAATGGGGGGCGCTGTTTGGATCAATCATATTTAATTAAACCTTTACTCGATAAGCAGTACCCAATGATTGATTATGGTCGTGGTGTCTATTTATTTGATATTCATGGCAAAAAGTATCTAGATGGTTGCTCCGGAGCAGTTACAGTAAGTATTGGTCATCATGTACAGGCTGTCATGGATGCAATGCATGAGCAAGCAAGTAAAGTTTCTTTTGTATATCGATCTCAATTTACTAGTGAATCAGCAGAAAAGTTGGCGACTAAACTAATGGAAATAGCACCTGGGTCCATTAATTGGTCGTTTTTTGTCAATAGCGGAACAGAAGCCATTGAAACTGCCATGAAAATAGCTATTCAGTACTGGCAAGAGAAAGGAAAACCAACGAAAACCAAAATCATTTCGCGCAAGAATAGTTACCATGGTATTACAATTGGGGCACTTTCTCTTTCTGGATATCCAGTAAGAAGAAGAAGATTCGAACCATTATTAGAAAATGCTCCAATCGTTCATGCTCCTTATTGTTATAGGTGCCCGTTCAGTATGACATACCCAGAATGCCAACTAAAGTGTGCAAACGATTTAGAACGAGCAATTGATGAGGTTGGTTCAGAAAATATCGCAGCTTTTATTGCGGAACCAATTGTTGGTGCTGCAGCTGGAGCAGTAACACCACCTGATGGATATTATAAACGGATAAAAGACATCTGTGACGAAAAGAATATTTTATTCATTGCTGACGAAGTGATGACAGGGATAGGAAGAAC is drawn from Bacillus alkalisoli and contains these coding sequences:
- a CDS encoding DUF4397 domain-containing protein — its product is MDFQANNRNFEEEAEKYWLMANFFQYVDPMKHLYYYKKYMNLSSQSIQMRNNSSVRFLHASPDAPAVDVYINDERTFTNVRYKNISEYVELPGGVYQVKVYPTGEKNVAVLTESLSVEQNELYTVGAIEEVNNINLFIWTDDPSVPTSETKFRFIHVSSDTPNVDIAVQGGDVVFSNVAFKEVTEYLGLTPMTVDLEVRVAGTKNVVLTLDRIKFRPDIGYTVIVVGFAEKKPGLETLFLVP
- a CDS encoding DNA alkylation repair protein translates to MTSPYLCPNCKTNRSRFNIIEQVPKSVKLNPQTGEVLTEFSSENLDAFHIAYKGPSHKVQCGTCGQIEEERTFIKHAELKNT
- a CDS encoding MerR family transcriptional regulator; its protein translation is MKFDEKSYKEKKVISIGTVRELTGLSERQIRYYEERKLIFPARTASGIRKYSFLDIEKLVEIANHIEDGVQTYEIRQQWKKKEKEQENWKKQMLKGQIQAHFNKNNTGHS
- a CDS encoding CobW family GTP-binding protein produces the protein MQKKIDVYILSGFLGSGKTTLLKKMLKSETELGRKVAVIMNELGSVSIDSDQVPKDLPLSELFDGCICCTIQEKLESTVQGLLYEKDLDAIYIETTGAAHPIEVLDTLLSPLFASRLEIAKVVSLLDVTRWNDRHTFSIQIQQLIREQIKHADLIILNKTDLLSEEKVASVLFEIQQINPKAACFLTSFADIPLDSWKTISSIERDKHEALHVKNELNLRTFVYEFKNEIDLDEFEDWLKNLPDTIYRIKGYIKFKNTSSIYLFQYSYGTPLYLKEPIKVPLNLVIIGEELQKDILTSQLKKLEEAGTKLN
- the msrB gene encoding peptide-methionine (R)-S-oxide reductase MsrB, with translation MKSAWKDSDRDQKVKQNLTAIQYEVTQNNGTEPPFRNEFWNHTEEGIYVDIVSGEPLFSSLDKYDAGCGWPSFTRPIKKEQVVEEMDVTHNMVRTEVRSKDADSHLGHVFEDGPREKGGLRYCINSAALRFIKVDDLEKEGYGEYKSLFI
- a CDS encoding methyl-accepting chemotaxis protein — translated: MSGFSNDVTGVAQVFQQLTDRIEQTNELTKNIKQITEQTNLLALNASIEAARAGEAGKGFAVVANEIRKLAHITEQTTVEINDNLLALNHSKDTVLQKLTSNLDQLNQNVQSTKDVEDYFNRIEKTLKLLESTVADYSRFAFDVKEKTKQTDSYTSDFAAWMEEASAGLQQMSANIQQLNDENGHIGHSLESIEEILHSMENKK
- a CDS encoding YjcZ family sporulation protein gives rise to the protein MHDYCYYTYGQCGYPTGVAGAHTGNTFVLIVVLFILLIIVGACYCK
- a CDS encoding NAD(P)/FAD-dependent oxidoreductase, which produces MNQNYDVIVVGAGPAGIFACYELTLKLPNAKILLIDKGHNIYKRNCPILQKKIEKCPPAAGRKEFAGCLPACSITNGFGGAGAYSDGKFNITSEFGGWMTDYLPESTVVDLIKYVDSINLKHGATDSITDPLTEEVKDIERRGYAVGLKLLRAQVRHLGTEQNLAILKDIYEYLTTKIEMQYKVEVEDIITEKMDGKHSIKGIELKDGTTYTAPYVMVAPGRDGSKWLTKVLKARRLKMINNQVDIGVRVETSNIVMQEINKHLYEGKFIYNTSVGTRVRTFCSNPSGHVVVENHSGIMLANGHAYKDPKLGSENTNFALLVSHKFADPFDKPNEYAHEVSTLANSLSNGGIIVQKYGDILKGRRSTENRIKEGFLEPSMKEAVPGDLGLVLPYNTMKSLIEMMEALDHVTPGLASEHTLFYGVEAKFYSARPKLTDKFETEISGLYVGGDGAGITRGLAQASASGVWVARDMLRKMGTTTTIRTLETV
- a CDS encoding aspartate aminotransferase family protein, with product MDQSYLIKPLLDKQYPMIDYGRGVYLFDIHGKKYLDGCSGAVTVSIGHHVQAVMDAMHEQASKVSFVYRSQFTSESAEKLATKLMEIAPGSINWSFFVNSGTEAIETAMKIAIQYWQEKGKPTKTKIISRKNSYHGITIGALSLSGYPVRRRRFEPLLENAPIVHAPYCYRCPFSMTYPECQLKCANDLERAIDEVGSENIAAFIAEPIVGAAAGAVTPPDGYYKRIKDICDEKNILFIADEVMTGIGRTGKMFAIEHWEVTPDIICIGKGMSAGYTPIAATLVSEEIMEPILLGSKVIMSGHTYSANPQSTAVALAVLNYIECNQLVENSNEKGTYLRQQLNKLKDTYPIIGDVRGKGLLLGIELVANNVSKFPFANEKAVTLKMVEIAQQNGLLIYPAAAGEEPIGGDAIIVAPPLTITIDEVDELITLLEKTLEQVSKQLQVGEEEYE